The genomic DNA TTGTCGGGAGGAGCGCGTGGCGATATCGGGCGCAAGCTGTTAGAAGGGCAGCAGGATGCGGCTTTGGCAGCGGCGCGATGTTGGGCGGCGCGGTTTCCTGAGCGTTTTTATGTGGAAGTCTGGCGCACGACCGACGATGATCCACTAGCAGCGGCGTTATCGGTATTGGCTGCAAAGGTAGGCCTGCCGGTCGTAGCTACGCATCCTGTGCAATGCGTCCGTGCTGAAGAAACACAAATGCTAGAAGTGCGTCGCTGTATTGCTCACAACTGGCAGCTCAATGATGAGGCGCGAGGGAAACCTTTTTCCGATAAGCCTTATTTACTTAGTCCCGCCGACATGCAACAGCGTTTTGCTGATATGCCCGAGGCGCTGGCTAATAGCGTTGAAATTGCTCGGCGGTGTAATTTTTCTTATCATTTGGGTGAGCACTTTTTGCCACGGCTGGAGCAACTAGAGGGAGAAAATCCGGCAGATGCACTGATGCGATTGTCAACAGAAGGGCTGCTGCTACGTTTGCAAAGCGATACTATTCCTGATGAATATGAGAAGCGGCTGGCACACGAAATCGGCGTTATTAATTCAATGGGATTTGCTGATTATTATCTTATCGTTTCTGATTTTGTCGGCTGGGCAAAGCAAGAAAGTATTCCCGTTGGTCCCGGGCGGGGTTCGGGTGCGGGCTCGCTTGCTGCATATGCGTTGGGAATTACCGATTTGGATCCCATTTTTTATGGTTTGTTGTTTGAGCGCTTTTTAAATCCGGAGCGCGTATCTATGCCTGATTTTGATATTGATTTTTGCATTGACGGGCGCGACCGTGTTATTCGCTATGTCATGGAAAAATATGGAGTTGATCGTGTGGCGCAGATTGTTACTTTTGGACAAATTGGTGCGCGTGGTGCTGTGCGCGACGTTGGCAGAGTGCTGGGTTATCCATATGGATTTAGTGATCGTATTGCTCGTCTCATCCCCTTTGCGCCAGATATGACTCTAAAACGTGCAGTTAAAGAATCACCACCATTGGCAGAAGAAATTAACAATGATGAAGAAGTAGCACACCTGTACGAGTTGTCGCAGCAGGTAGAAGGATTGCCACGTAACATCGGAACTCACGCCGGCGGAGTGCTCATTGCACCCGCTCCCATCGTAGATTTTTGTCCGTTGTACGCTGCTGCCGATACAGGTAGTGCTGTCAGCCAACTAGACATGAATGACATTGAAAAAGTTGGCTTGGTGAAATTTGATTTTTTGGGATTAAAAACGCTTACCATTATTGATAAAGCAGAAAAACTGATTCGCAATAGTGGTTTGGGGGCGCCAGATTTTTCGCTAGAAAAAATATTAACGGATGACGTGAAGGCGTACGATTTGTATGCTCGTGGTGATACGCTGGGAGTTTTTCAGTGTGAGTCACGTGGTATGAGAAGCCTCATGCGACGACTTAAGCCCGATCGCTTTGGCGATATTGTCGCTCTGATGGCTTTGTTCCGACCCGGTCCGCTCGATTCTGGAATGGCGGATGATTACATTCGGCGTAAAAATGGCGAGTCAGATGTTACATACCCACATACCGTACTAGAAGACGCATTGCGCGAGACATATGGCGTTTTTGTCTATCAGGAACAAGTGATGGAAGCAGCCCGGTTATTGTCCGGGTATTCGTTGGGCGAAGCCGATTTGTTGCGGCGTGCTATTGGCAAGAAAAAAGCAGATGAAATGGCCGCCCAGCGGCAGCGTTTTGTTGAAGGCGCCAAAGATAAGCTGGCTGAGGGCAAATCGTCGGCATTGTTTGATCAGATTCAATCTTTTGCTGATTATGCGTTTAACAAATCTCATGCTGCTGCCTACGCGTTGCTGTCCTATCGTACTGCATATCTTAAGGCGCATTATCCGGCAGCATTTTATGCCGCTGTTATGAGTGCTGATGCTGGCGATACCGAGCGACTTAAAATATTAACCAATAGCGCTCGTAATGTGGATATTGTAGTGCTACCGCCCGACATCAATACCGGTGGGCGCGATTTTTTCACACCAGATGCGAGACATATTGCTTACAGTCTACAAGCCATCAAAGGTGTGGGTGGTGGAGTGGTAGACGAAATTGAACGCGCTCGTGGCAACAAGCCATTCGCTAATTTGTTTGATTGTTGTCGGCGCTTGCACGGTACTCGCCAAATCACCCAGGCGGCACTAGAAAATTTGATTTGTGCTGGTGCTTTTGACAGCTTGCATGATAATCGTGCCGCTGTGCTCGATTCTTTGCCGGCAGCGTTGGAAGAAGCCGCTCGTGGTGGTATGGGATTGTTTGGCGATACTGGTAATGCTCTTATTGACAGAGGGAAGTGGGGCGCATACGAAACGCTTGCAAATGAACTAAAAGCGTTGGGGTTTGCATTAACAGGATCTTTTTATACGTTGTATCAGGATTTTTTGCGAGATGTACCTCTCCAGCCACCGCGGTTGTCTGAAGTTAACGCAAAATCATCATCTTGTCGCATTGCCGGTGTGTATAACGGTACGATGACGCCTGCCAAAATGCGACGTGGCGGACGTGAAATTATTATTTTGCAAGATGATAGTGCCGCCGCTTTTGAAGTGGTGGTGGATGCGGTAATGCTGAAAAAAATGGGAAAACTAGAAGAGCAACAAGCGTTGTTGATTGTAGAAGGTAATGTAAGCAACGGTATGCATAACGCGGCACCGAGAGTATTTGCTGATCGTCTTTACACAAGGGATGATTTTGTTATTGAACGTGCACGTCGTTTAGTATTATCTTGTACTGCCGATACGCCAGTGGAAAAATTGCACGAAGAACTTAATTTTGCACAAGACGCAGCTGGGCACTGTGAGATTATTTTAAATTATGCAGACCAAACGCTGCGTTGCGCCATATCATTGGGTGACAAATGGAGTCCGAGCGAAAAATTGTGTAATCGGTTGCGCGAGATGACACCAAATATCAAAGTTAAGGTTGAATATTGATTCGAGTTTTTTCAATATGAGGGAATTCACTACTGACTATACGAGTGACGGAAGGTAACATTTGTCGTAACCGTGCGGCATCAGCAGTGCTAGCAGCAACAAGACACAGCTCGCTACTGGCAAAAGAAAACACTCGGCAACGCAATCCCTCACCGCCAGCAAAGACAATAGCGCGTTGAACTGCTTGTTCAAGTTGTGATAGCGTATCCGCTTGACGCCGATATTGCGTGAAGACATTGTCGGCGAGAATGTCGCTGATTTTTTTCATAATAGGAATAAAATATCTTTTTCGTAGATGCCTGTAAGGTATTCAGGATTTATTGTACGCAAATAATTGCGCTAGCTAAATAATGAATTATGGTTTTTATAATGCCCGAATAATTTGTTCGCACATTTTTTTTGCGTCGCCAAATAGCATCATGGTGTTATCGCGAAAGAAAATATCATTTTCTACGCCGGCGTAGCCGCCGCCTAGCGAGCGCTTGATAACCATAACGGTTTTAGCATTTCCTACCTCCAAAATCGGCATGCCATATATTGGGCTTGAAGGATCAGTCTTGGCTGCTGGATTGGTAGTGTCATTAGCACCGATAAGAAAGGCGACGTCAGCACGCGCAAAATCATTATTAATTTCTTCTAATTCAAAGACCTCATCATAAGGCACATTGGCTTCGGCTAACAGTACATTCATGTGACCAGGCATGCGTCCGGCAACCGGATGAATAGCATAACTCACAGAGATACCTTCTTTTTTGAGCAAATCTGCCATTTCACGCAGAGCGTGTTGCGCCTGGGCTACCGCCATGCCGTAGCCCGGTACGACAATGATACGTTCGGCGTTGCGCATGATAAACGCGGCATCGTCGGCGCTACCGGTTTTGACGGGGCGCGCTTCTCCATCGCTTGTGTTGCCGCTGCCGGTTGCCGTGTCACTGCCAAAACCACCTAACAATACATTGATAATTGAACGGTTCATACCTTTACACATAATATATGAGAGGATAGCGCCGCTGGCGCCTACTAGCGCGCCGGTGATAACTAATCCGATATTACCTAACGTAAAACCGATGCCGCAAGCTGCCCAGCCGGAGTAAGAATTAAGCATAGACACTACTACCGGCATGTCAGCGCCGCCAATAGGAATGATGAGTAAGACGCCCAATAACAACGATAACAAGATAAGTGAGATAAATGCAGTTGGTGATTGTGTTATGCAAAACCATATCAATAAAGCAATCAATACACATGCCATTAGGGCATTAAATTTGTGCTGGCCTACAAAAATTGTCGGTGATGAGCCGGCAATGCCTTGCAATTTCGTGAACGCCACTACCGATCCAGTGAAAGTAATAGCGCCGACGATGACGCCAATTCCCATTTCTAGTAAGCTAATGGTGCCGATGTCTCCAGTAGCACTACTAATGCCGTAAGCGACGGGATTGAAAAAGGCGGCTGAAGCGACCAACACGGCTGCCAAACCCACTAGAGAATGAAATGCTGCAACCAGTTGCGGTAGTGCTGTCATTTGAATGCGAATCGCTAATAGTGCGCCAACAAGGCCGCCTGCGAGAGCCGTAATGAGAATGCCAGTCAATGAAAACTTATCGGCGTCGGTTGCCACTATGGTTAAGGTAGTAATAATGGCAATAGCCATGCCGATCATGCCGATGATGTTGCCGCGTCGTGCAGTTTCTGGTGATGACAAGCTCCGCAGTGACATGATAAAACACACACCGGCTAACAAATACAAAAAACTGGCTCCTTGTGCCGTCATGTATTATCCTTTTTACGGAACATTGTTAGCATTCGTTGGGTTACGATAAACCCACCAACAATGTTGATGCCGGCGAGAAAAATAGCGGCATAACCAAATAATTTGGATAAATTAAATTCGCCGGCAGGGGCGGCGGCGATGAGTGCGCCGACAATAATAACCGATGAAATAGCGTTTGTTACGCCCATTAACGGCGAGTGCAAAGCTGGCGTGACGCTCCACACTACATAGTAGCCGACAAAACAGGCGAGAACGAATACGGTGAATAAAAACAACAGTGATGGTTGTCCGCTTTGTATCGCTTGCGTCGCCGCAACGGTAACTGTAATCGTGTTCATCTTGCGCCCTTTGGAACTCGCCAAAAACCGTCTTTGGCCACCATGGTAGCGTTAATGATTTCGTCTTCGGTGTCAAAATTTAGCGTGTCGTCTGTCGTAATAAGATTAATAAAAGCAAGGATGTTACGCGCATATAGATGGCTGGCGGCATTAGCCAAGCGTGACGGAACATTAACATTTCCGACAATGGTGACGCCGTTGTCGGTAACTATTGTTTGCCCGCGTACACAAAGTTCGCAATTGCCACCGGTTTCTGCTGCCAAATCTATAATTACTGTACCGCGCTTCATAGAGTTCACCATGCCTGCGCTAATCAGTTTGGGCGCGGGACGTCCGGGAATTAGCGCGGTGGTGATGACAATATCTTGTTTGATAATTGTTTCGGCAATTAGTTGTTGCTGCTTTTGTTGATATGCCGCCGACATTTCTTTGGCATAGCCGCCGGCAGTTTGTGCTTGTTTAAACTCTTCATCTTCAACGGCGACAAAACGGGCACCTAGTGATTCAACTTCTTCTTTGGTGCTGGGGCGTACATCCGTTGCCCACACTATCGCACCCAGTCGCCGTGCCGTAGCAATAGCTTGTAAGCCGGCGACGCCGACACCCATGATAAATACGCGTGCTGCGGGTACCGTTCCGGCTGCAGTCATCATCATTGGCAATGAGCGGTCGTAATGTGCTGCGGCATCCAATACCGCTTTATAACCGGATAAATTAGCCTGAGAGGATAGAACGTCCATTGTTTGTGCGCGGGTAATGCGCGGTAGTCGCTCCAGTGCGAACAAAGTCACGCCCGCCTGTGTAAGTGTTTGTGCAGTGGCAGCGGCGCCTTCTCCGTCTAGCCGACAAATGAGTGTTTGCCCGGCGGTAAACAGTGTAGTTTGAGCATCTGTGGGAGAGGCAATTTTAAGCACCAATTGAGCGCCATTAATTGCCTCAGCGGCAGTAGCCATCATATTTGCCCCTGCAGTTTCATAATCGGTATCGGAAAAACCGGCAGTAAAGCCGGCGCCGCGCTCCACCCGCACTACATGATTTTGTTTCGTCAATTTGCTGACGGTTTCCGGCGTCGCGGCAACCCGCCGTTCACCGGCGTCGCATTCTTTAATAACGGTAAAAACAAGTGGCATAAAGGGCAAAGTTCTGATTATAATGATTTGTTGTATTACTGTACAGCAACAAACGAGGCAAATAATGCAAGGTTAGCTGTAAATAACGCTTGGCGTTGGCTATTTAGTTTTGTGGTGAATTAAGTATTTAAATATTTATTTAATTCATTGAAATAACGGCTATTTAGTTTTGTTATGAATTAAATATCTAAACCGCTATCTGGATGTAAACGACTTTTTTCTAATGCATCCATCAATTTTTTTGGTAGCTCACCAAAATCACCATTAGACATTAACAATATACAGTCACCAGGGCGTATTTCTTGCAATATATGTGCCAATGCCATATCTGCATTTGTACAAATAGTAGCTTTGTCGCCAAGTATTTTGAGTGCTTTTTCTAGCCACGGTTGCGTACCGACGGCAACGATTTTTTCGGCGGCAGCTAACGATTTCGGTAGTTCCTCTGCAAATATGCCGGCTTTCATTGTGTTGGAGCGCGGCTCAAACACCGTGAGTAACCGCCTGTGGGGCTCTGCTTCCGCTAGCGCTTCCAGACTTTTTCGGTAAGCGGTGGGGTGGTGACCAAAGTCATCATATAAGACTACGTCACCGACATTCGTCAATTTTTGTAGTCGCCGTAACGGTGGCTTAAAGTCGCGTAGATAATCGCCAACGTGAAGCGGCTTTACACCGACAAAGGCCGCTGCTGCTGCTGCTGCGACAATATTGTCACGGTTTGCAGCTCCCGCCAATGGTGGCACAAAACGGCAACATTCTTCACCGTCGTGCCATATCGCCATTTCTTTTCCATGCCATCGCCATTGCCAATCGCCGGTTTCGCCAAAGGTAACGGTCGGACAATACGCACCTATTTTTATGGCAGAAGCTAAGTTAGCGTCATCGGTGCGAGCTATTGCCAAGCCGTCAGCGGGCAGAAGGCGCAATAAATAATGAAATTGTTTCACAATTTCGCCAACATTGGAATAAATATCAGCATGATCAAACTCTAAATTATTGAGTACTGTTACCGTTGGTCGATAATGTAAAAACTTCGGGCGTTTGTCAAAAAAGGCAGTGTCGTACTCGTCAGCTTCAATAACAAAAAAAGGCGACGTCCCCAGTCGTGCCGAAATGTCAAAGTTTTGTGGTAATCCACCCAGTAAAAAACCAGGCGCAAAACCTGCCCGTTCTAGCAGCCACAGTAGTAGCGAAGTGGTTGTGGTTTTGCCGTGTGTGCCAGCAACGGCCAAAACCGTACGTGATGACAGCACTTTCTCTCCCAGCCACTGTGCACCGGAAATATACGGCCGGCGTTCCAGCAACACCGATTCCATCAGTGGGTTGCCGCGCGATACAGCATTACCCACTACATAACAATCTGCCGGACGAGTCTCCACCGTGGCGTCGTAGCCGGTAAATAAGGGCACTCCCAGCGCTTGCGCTTGTGTTCCCATTGGCGGATAAAACGCAGCGTCGCTGCCGCTTACGGTATATCCCATTTCTTTGGCAATGCGTGCCGCACCCGCCATGAAAGCACCGGCAATACCGATAAAATGTAAATGCTCGCTCATTTATTAATTAAAATAAACATAGATTACTGTTGCCAGAGCGGGCGTACACCGGTTTCTTTTTCCATCGTGTCCAGATAGGCGTTATGAGCAGCGATTTCCTCTTCACTAGCTGCAAAAAAACGCACCGGCACGGCTTTTTCAGGCGTGACAGAAGCGCGTATTGGCGACAGTAGCGACATTCTCATGGCAAGTTGTCCGCGCGTCATGTGTAGATACACTTCTGCTAATAATTTAGCGTCTAGCAAAGCATTGTGTTTGGTGCGTTCCGAGTCGTCCACACCGTAATGTTTGCACAAATCTTCCAGCCGGTGACGACGTAAAAACGTATTTTGTCGGCGCGATAAATTAAGCGTACACAAGACATTGTGTGTGATGTTGCGTACTGGCGGCATATTTAGGCGTTCAAATTCGGAGTCTAGAAAATCGCAGTCAAAAGCAGCATTGTGAATGATGAGTTCGGCATCACGCAGAAAATTTTGTAGAGCGAGGGCAATTTCGGCAAACCGCGGTTTGCTAGCGAGAAACTCGGCGCCCATGCCGTGTACCCGTTCAGCGTCGGCATCAATGTCGCGTTCAGGATTGCAATAAGCATGAAACTGCCCTTCCGTACCATTAATAGCGTGACGATTTTCGTATGCCAGTGCTACGACTTCAATAATGCGATGTCCTTCAGCTGGCTTTAATCCAGTGGTTTCAGTGTCTAAAAAAATCTGTTTCATACGGTCATGATGTCTGCTCTAATAATTGTTGGACGCCTTGATTGGCAAGTTTATCGGCGAGGTTGTTGCCTTCGCAATCGGCATGTCCACGTACCCATTGCCACTCAATGTGATGTTGTTTTGCAGCCTCGGCGAGTTGTCGCCACAAATCTGCATTTTTGACCGCCTTACCTGATGCGGTGCGAAATCCTCGTCGTTGCCAATTGTCAAGCCATTCCGTCATGCCGCGCTGTAGATATTGCGAATCGGTGCGCACTTGAACTCGGCAGGAGTGCTTGAGTACCGCTAAAGAATTAATGACGGCGGTCATTTCCATGCGGTTGTTAGTGGTGTTTTCTTCGCCACCGCACAATTGCTTTTCTTGGTCATCCCATTGCAACACCGCGCCCCAGCCGCCGGGACCAGGATTGCCTTTGCAGGCGCCGTCGGTATAGATGATAACCGGTGTGCTCATACGTTTCGTTGCTGCCGCTTTGGTTCAACTGCCGGTAAGCGCCGTGGCAGGCGGTTTTTGCTAAAGTGGGGAATAATCACCCGCATTCCTAGACGATGTTTGACGGCACTAATAAAATATACGCCACCACACAGCGGCCACCAGCGGCGGCCAGCTTTTTCCATCCATCCCATGCGTCGGCGAGCTTCTCGGCGATACAGTGGTGGCAAAAACACCGCAAAACGACCCTCTACTACGCTCATATCAAGCAGTGCCAACCAATCTTTAATTCGCCGTAGCGTCAACCAACGTCCGCGCCACGGTAATGACGTTAGCCCTACCGAGGCACCCAGTAAGCTTATTGGATTGAAGCCAACAATGAGTAACCGCCCATCGGGGCGCAGTGCTCGCACCGCCTCGCGCAAAACGGCGTGTGGTGCATCAGCGGCGTCTAGTGCGTGCTGTAGCACAATAAAATCCACCGAATCGTCGGCAAATGGTAACGCTGTACTATCGGCGACAATATGTCCGTTAATGCCAATAATTGCGTGATTACGTACTGGCGCGCGACGAGTCATCGGGCGATGTGTGAGCCCTAGTTGCAGGGCAAAAAATCCAAAAGAGTCGCGCACCATGCTATTGCAATAACGTTGTTCTTGTGCCAGTACCCAGCGACCAAAACCGGATAAAAACCAAGAATCCGCATTGCTTTTTGCAGTTGATTGTATTATCATAAGAGAGAATGATTAAAGTCAGTGTTATTTCAGCATTAAAGGATAATTATATCCACTTGTTGTCGATGGCGAAGGGCGCTGTAGTTATTGATCCCGGTGAAGCCTCACCCGTACTGGCTACTTTAACACGCGAAAATTTGACATTGGAAGCCATCGTGCTTACCCACCGTCATTATGATCATGTTGACGGTGTTAGCGAGCTTATCGTGCATTACCCGAATGCTATCGTTTACGCTCCCGCTGGTTGCGATGTTGAGTCCGCGCACATTTGTGCTGAGGGTGACAATATCACGTTACTGAATGATTCACTGATTTTGCGCACGCTGGCAACGCCCGGGCACACCAAAGAGCATGTCTCATATATAGGCGGTGGCATGGCGTTTTGTGGTGATATTGTTTTTGCTTGCGGTTGTGGGCGAGTGTTTGAAGGCACTTTGGCACAGATGTGCGATTCAGTTGGGCGCTTGGCGGCGCTACCAGATGAAACGTTATTGTACTGTGGGCATGAGTACACCGCTGCTAACATTCGTTTTGCCTGTGCCGTAGAACCAGATAATACCGATTTGCGGCGGCGGCAGGTAATGGTGGAAAAAAAACGCGGCGCAGGCATACCCACAGTACCTTTTACTGTTGCCGATGAAAAAGCATGTAATCCATTTTTTCGCTTGCGTGAGACAAACGTTATCCACGCGGCGCAAAAATATGCGGGTAAAACGTTGACTGGTGATGCCGCTGTTTTTAGCGCACTTCGCCGTTGGAAAGATTCTTATTAACATATTTCGTCTGCCGCAATACAAAATGTTTTTGTAGCAAAAATAAAGTAATATCGTCTACAACTGCCGTGATAAAATATTTCTACTTAATAATACCGACCACTAAACAAATATGCTACTGATTAATTGCCCTTGGTGCGGTGCGCGAGAGCAAACTGAATTTTCATATCACGGAGAGGCGCACATTGTGCGAGCGAAAAAAACAGAAGCGCTATCAGATGAAGAATGG from Candidatus Persebacteraceae bacterium Df01 includes the following:
- the dnaE gene encoding DNA polymerase III subunit alpha, yielding MSRKSDFIHLRVYSEYSMNDGAARLGAVVARAAELNMPALGLADMGNMFGAVKFFNACRQHGVKPIIGCEVTVNDGDSNFAVPLFCMNAVGYKNLSRLLTRAYDKEEGGSGVLHVSWLENTDITTGLIALSGGARGDIGRKLLEGQQDAALAAARCWAARFPERFYVEVWRTTDDDPLAAALSVLAAKVGLPVVATHPVQCVRAEETQMLEVRRCIAHNWQLNDEARGKPFSDKPYLLSPADMQQRFADMPEALANSVEIARRCNFSYHLGEHFLPRLEQLEGENPADALMRLSTEGLLLRLQSDTIPDEYEKRLAHEIGVINSMGFADYYLIVSDFVGWAKQESIPVGPGRGSGAGSLAAYALGITDLDPIFYGLLFERFLNPERVSMPDFDIDFCIDGRDRVIRYVMEKYGVDRVAQIVTFGQIGARGAVRDVGRVLGYPYGFSDRIARLIPFAPDMTLKRAVKESPPLAEEINNDEEVAHLYELSQQVEGLPRNIGTHAGGVLIAPAPIVDFCPLYAAADTGSAVSQLDMNDIEKVGLVKFDFLGLKTLTIIDKAEKLIRNSGLGAPDFSLEKILTDDVKAYDLYARGDTLGVFQCESRGMRSLMRRLKPDRFGDIVALMALFRPGPLDSGMADDYIRRKNGESDVTYPHTVLEDALRETYGVFVYQEQVMEAARLLSGYSLGEADLLRRAIGKKKADEMAAQRQRFVEGAKDKLAEGKSSALFDQIQSFADYAFNKSHAAAYALLSYRTAYLKAHYPAAFYAAVMSADAGDTERLKILTNSARNVDIVVLPPDINTGGRDFFTPDARHIAYSLQAIKGVGGGVVDEIERARGNKPFANLFDCCRRLHGTRQITQAALENLICAGAFDSLHDNRAAVLDSLPAALEEAARGGMGLFGDTGNALIDRGKWGAYETLANELKALGFALTGSFYTLYQDFLRDVPLQPPRLSEVNAKSSSCRIAGVYNGTMTPAKMRRGGREIIILQDDSAAAFEVVVDAVMLKKMGKLEEQQALLIVEGNVSNGMHNAAPRVFADRLYTRDDFVIERARRLVLSCTADTPVEKLHEELNFAQDAAGHCEIILNYADQTLRCAISLGDKWSPSEKLCNRLREMTPNIKVKVEY
- a CDS encoding DUF721 domain-containing protein, which translates into the protein MKKISDILADNVFTQYRRQADTLSQLEQAVQRAIVFAGGEGLRCRVFSFASSELCLVAASTADAARLRQMLPSVTRIVSSEFPHIEKTRINIQP
- a CDS encoding NAD(P)(+) transhydrogenase (Re/Si-specific) subunit beta is translated as MTAQGASFLYLLAGVCFIMSLRSLSSPETARRGNIIGMIGMAIAIITTLTIVATDADKFSLTGILITALAGGLVGALLAIRIQMTALPQLVAAFHSLVGLAAVLVASAAFFNPVAYGISSATGDIGTISLLEMGIGVIVGAITFTGSVVAFTKLQGIAGSSPTIFVGQHKFNALMACVLIALLIWFCITQSPTAFISLILLSLLLGVLLIIPIGGADMPVVVSMLNSYSGWAACGIGFTLGNIGLVITGALVGASGAILSYIMCKGMNRSIINVLLGGFGSDTATGSGNTSDGEARPVKTGSADDAAFIMRNAERIIVVPGYGMAVAQAQHALREMADLLKKEGISVSYAIHPVAGRMPGHMNVLLAEANVPYDEVFELEEINNDFARADVAFLIGANDTTNPAAKTDPSSPIYGMPILEVGNAKTVMVIKRSLGGGYAGVENDIFFRDNTMMLFGDAKKMCEQIIRAL
- a CDS encoding proton-translocating transhydrogenase family protein; this encodes MNTITVTVAATQAIQSGQPSLLFLFTVFVLACFVGYYVVWSVTPALHSPLMGVTNAISSVIIVGALIAAAPAGEFNLSKLFGYAAIFLAGINIVGGFIVTQRMLTMFRKKDNT
- a CDS encoding Re/Si-specific NAD(P)(+) transhydrogenase subunit alpha, whose protein sequence is MPLVFTVIKECDAGERRVAATPETVSKLTKQNHVVRVERGAGFTAGFSDTDYETAGANMMATAAEAINGAQLVLKIASPTDAQTTLFTAGQTLICRLDGEGAAATAQTLTQAGVTLFALERLPRITRAQTMDVLSSQANLSGYKAVLDAAAHYDRSLPMMMTAAGTVPAARVFIMGVGVAGLQAIATARRLGAIVWATDVRPSTKEEVESLGARFVAVEDEEFKQAQTAGGYAKEMSAAYQQKQQQLIAETIIKQDIVITTALIPGRPAPKLISAGMVNSMKRGTVIIDLAAETGGNCELCVRGQTIVTDNGVTIVGNVNVPSRLANAASHLYARNILAFINLITTDDTLNFDTEDEIINATMVAKDGFWRVPKGAR
- the mpl gene encoding UDP-N-acetylmuramate:L-alanyl-gamma-D-glutamyl-meso-diaminopimelate ligase; the encoded protein is MSEHLHFIGIAGAFMAGAARIAKEMGYTVSGSDAAFYPPMGTQAQALGVPLFTGYDATVETRPADCYVVGNAVSRGNPLMESVLLERRPYISGAQWLGEKVLSSRTVLAVAGTHGKTTTTSLLLWLLERAGFAPGFLLGGLPQNFDISARLGTSPFFVIEADEYDTAFFDKRPKFLHYRPTVTVLNNLEFDHADIYSNVGEIVKQFHYLLRLLPADGLAIARTDDANLASAIKIGAYCPTVTFGETGDWQWRWHGKEMAIWHDGEECCRFVPPLAGAANRDNIVAAAAAAAFVGVKPLHVGDYLRDFKPPLRRLQKLTNVGDVVLYDDFGHHPTAYRKSLEALAEAEPHRRLLTVFEPRSNTMKAGIFAEELPKSLAAAEKIVAVGTQPWLEKALKILGDKATICTNADMALAHILQEIRPGDCILLMSNGDFGELPKKLMDALEKSRLHPDSGLDI
- the dnaQ gene encoding DNA polymerase III subunit epsilon, whose product is MKQIFLDTETTGLKPAEGHRIIEVVALAYENRHAINGTEGQFHAYCNPERDIDADAERVHGMGAEFLASKPRFAEIALALQNFLRDAELIIHNAAFDCDFLDSEFERLNMPPVRNITHNVLCTLNLSRRQNTFLRRHRLEDLCKHYGVDDSERTKHNALLDAKLLAEVYLHMTRGQLAMRMSLLSPIRASVTPEKAVPVRFFAASEEEIAAHNAYLDTMEKETGVRPLWQQ
- the rnhA gene encoding ribonuclease HI, with amino-acid sequence MSTPVIIYTDGACKGNPGPGGWGAVLQWDDQEKQLCGGEENTTNNRMEMTAVINSLAVLKHSCRVQVRTDSQYLQRGMTEWLDNWQRRGFRTASGKAVKNADLWRQLAEAAKQHHIEWQWVRGHADCEGNNLADKLANQGVQQLLEQTS
- a CDS encoding class I SAM-dependent methyltransferase; its protein translation is MIIQSTAKSNADSWFLSGFGRWVLAQEQRYCNSMVRDSFGFFALQLGLTHRPMTRRAPVRNHAIIGINGHIVADSTALPFADDSVDFIVLQHALDAADAPHAVLREAVRALRPDGRLLIVGFNPISLLGASVGLTSLPWRGRWLTLRRIKDWLALLDMSVVEGRFAVFLPPLYRREARRRMGWMEKAGRRWWPLCGGVYFISAVKHRLGMRVIIPHFSKNRLPRRLPAVEPKRQQRNV
- the gloB gene encoding hydroxyacylglutathione hydrolase, yielding MIKVSVISALKDNYIHLLSMAKGAVVIDPGEASPVLATLTRENLTLEAIVLTHRHYDHVDGVSELIVHYPNAIVYAPAGCDVESAHICAEGDNITLLNDSLILRTLATPGHTKEHVSYIGGGMAFCGDIVFACGCGRVFEGTLAQMCDSVGRLAALPDETLLYCGHEYTAANIRFACAVEPDNTDLRRRQVMVEKKRGAGIPTVPFTVADEKACNPFFRLRETNVIHAAQKYAGKTLTGDAAVFSALRRWKDSY